Below is a genomic region from Aurantimonas sp. HBX-1.
CGGCACCAGGATGCCGCCAAGGCCGTAGATGGCGAGGTTGCGGCGGAGCACGGTCGCCGCGTCCATCGGCCGGTAGGGCACGCCCTTCAGCGCCAGCGGGATCAGCGCGACGATGACGAGGGCGTTGAAGATCACCGCCGACAGGATCGCGCTTTCCGGCGAGGCAAGGCCCATGACGTTGAGCACGCCGAGCTCGGGGATCGCGGCGATGAACAATGCCGGGATGATCGCGAAATACTTCGCGACGTCGTTGGCGATCGAGAAGGTCGTCAGCGAACCGCGGGTCATCAGCAGCTGCTTGCCGATGCCGACGATCTCGATCAGCTTGGTCGGATCGCTGTCGAGATCGACCATGTTACCGGCCTCCCGGGCGGCCTGGGTTCCCGACTGCATGGCGACGCCGACATCCGCCTGGGCGAGCGCCGGCGCGTCGTTGGTGCCGTCGCCGCACATGGCGACGAGCCGGCCCTGGCGCTGCTCGTTGCGGATGTAGTTCAGCTTGTCCTGCGGCGTCGCCTCCGCGATGAAGTCGTCGACACCGGCCTCCGAGGCGATGGCGGCCGCGGTGACCGGGTTGTCGCCCGTCACCATGACCGTCCTGATCCCCATGCGGCGCAGCTCGGCGAAGCGCTCCTTGATGTCCGGTTTCACCACGTCCTTCAGGTGGATCACCCCGATATAGCGGCCGTTCTCGGCAAGCCCGAGCGGTGTCCCGCCGGATTTGGCGATCCGCTCCACCGCGGCGGCGAAGGCCGGCGGCTCCGGCACGTCGCGGCCGGCCGTCTCGCGGACGAATTTGCGGATCGCGTCGATCGCGCCCTTGCGGATGCTCTTGCCGGCCATGTCGACGCCGGAGAGGCGCGTCGTGGCCGAGAACGGGATGAAGGTCGCTTCGCCCGCCGGCGCGTCCGGAATGGCGATGCCGTATTTTTCGCGCGCCAGCACGAGGATCGAGCGGCCCTCCGCCGTCTCGTCGGCCAGCGAGGCCTGGACCGCGATATGCGCGGCTTCGGTCTCGGTCACGCCCTGGACGGCGACGAACTCCGAAGCCATGCGGTTGCCGAAGGTGATCGTGCCGGTCTTGTCGAGGAGCAGCGTATCGACGTCGCCGGCGGCCTCCACCGCCTTGCCGGACATCGCGAGCACGTTGTGCCGGATGAGCCGGTCCATGCCGGCGATGCCGATCGCCGAAAGCAGGCCGCCGATGGTCGTCGGGATCAGCGTGACCAGAAGCGCGACGAGGATCGGCACGGAGACGGCCGCCTGGCTGTAGGCCGAGAAGCCGGTCAGCGTGACTACGGCGATCAGGAAGATCAGCGTCATGCCGACGAGCAGGATCGTCAGCGCCAGCTCGTTCGGCGTCTTCTGCCGCTCGGCCCCCTCGACCAGCGCGATCATCCGATCGAGGAACGACGAGCCAGGCGCCGCGGTGATGCGCACCACCAGCCAGTCGGAGACGACGGTGGTGCCACCGGTGACCGCCGAGCGGTCGCCGCCGGCCTCGCGGATCACCGGCGCGGACTCGCCGGTGATGGCGGCTTCGTTGACCGAGGCAATGCCCTCGACGATCTCGCCGTCACCCGGGATGAGATCGCCGGTCTCGACCAGGACATGGTCGCCGACCTTGAGGTCGAGGGCCGACAGGCGCTGGACGCTCGACCGGTCCTTCGGATTGGCGAGCTTCTTGGCCACGGTGTCGGTGCGCGAGCGCTTCAGGCTGTCCGCCTGGGCCCGGCCGCGCCCCTCTGCGATGGCCTCGGCGAAATTGGCGAAGAGCACGGTGAACCACAGCCAGGCCATGATCTGGCCGGTGAACAGCAGCGGGTTGCCGGCGAGGACGTCGCGCACGAAGAGGACGGTGACGACGGCCGCGACGATTTCCGTCACGAAGATCACCGGGTTGCGCAGGAGGGCAGCCGGGTTGAGCTTTCGGAAGGCGTCGATCGTGGCGCGCCCGACGAGGTCGGGCCGGAAGGTGGAATTGACCGCTTTGGCAGCCATGGCAGTGGTTCCTTATGGTCGGCTCCTCGTGCGAGGACGGCCGACGGGGATGAGGGTGAAACGAGCCGAACCGCCTCCCGCGCCAGACGGCCGGGAGGCGCTCTCGTCAGAAGGTCTTGCCGGCGAGCATCTGGACCTGCTCGGCGATCGGGCCGAGGGCGAGCGCCGGGAAGAACTGCAATCCGCCGAGGATCAGGATGATCCCCGCCATCAGCCCGACGAAAAGCGGCCCGTGCGTCGGGAACGTTCCGGAGGACGGTGCGAGCCGGGTCTTGGCCACCAGCGAACCGGCGATGGCCATCATCGGCACGATGTAGGCGAAGCGCCCGAGCAGCATGGCGAGGCCCAGGGTGGTGTTCCACCAGGGCGAGTTCGCCGACAGGCCGCCAAAGGCCGAGCCGTTGTTGCCGGATGCCGAGCTGTAGGCATAGTAGATCTCCGACAGGCCGTGCGGACCGGCATTGCCGAGTCCCGCCAGAGCGGTGGGCAGCACCGCGGCGACCGACGAGAAGCCGAGGATCGCAGCGGGCAGGATCAGGATCGCGAGGATCGCCATCTTCATCTCCTTCGCCTCGATCTTCTTGCCGAGATATTCGGGCGTGCGCCCGACCATCAGCCCGGCGATGAAGACGGCGATGATGGCGATGACCAGGATGCCGTAGAGCCCGGAGCCGACGCCGCCCGGCAGGATCTCGCCGAGCATGATCAGCACCATCGGCACCATGCCGCCGATCGGCGTGAAGGAGCCGTGCATCGCGTTGACCGCGCCGTCCGAGAGGCCGGTGGTGACCGCCGCGAACATTGCCGATGCGGCGAGGCCGAAGCGGACTTCCTTGCCCTCCATGTTGCCGCCCGACGGGTCGAGCCCGGCGGCGGCGAGGATCGGCGTGCCGGCGGCTTCCGCCCAGTAGGCGACGCCAATGCCCGTCACCAGCAGCAGCGCCATGACGGAAAGCAGCGCGACGGCCTGGCGCCGGTCGCCGATGAGGCGACCGAAGGCGAAGACGATCGCCGTCGAGACCACCAGCATCTGCCAGATCGTCAGGGCGTTGGAGAGCGGCGACGGGTTCTCGTAGGGATGCGCCGCGTTGACGTTGAAGAAGCCGCCGCCGTTGGTGCCGAGCTGCTTGATGGCGATCTGCGAGGCGACGGGGCCGAGTGCCAGCGTCTGTTCGCCGCCTTCCAGCGTCGTGACCGTCGCTGAGGCCTCGAAGGTCTGCGGCGTGCCCATCGCCACCTGCGCGAGGCCGGTGACGATCGCGAGGGGCAGCAGCACGTAGAGCGTCGCGCGGGTGACGTCGGTGAAGAAATTGCCGACGGTCTGCATGCCGGAGCGCGCGAAGGCCCGCACAAGGGCGACCGCCAGCGCGATGCCGGTGGCCGCCGACAGGAAGTTCTGCACGGTCAGCCCCGCCATCTGGCTGAGATGGCTCATCGTGGTCTCGCCACCATAGGCCTGCCAGTTGGTGTTGGTGACGAACGAGACCGCCGTGTTGAAGGCAAGGTCCGGCGCGA
It encodes:
- the kdpB gene encoding potassium-transporting ATPase subunit KdpB; the encoded protein is MAAKAVNSTFRPDLVGRATIDAFRKLNPAALLRNPVIFVTEIVAAVVTVLFVRDVLAGNPLLFTGQIMAWLWFTVLFANFAEAIAEGRGRAQADSLKRSRTDTVAKKLANPKDRSSVQRLSALDLKVGDHVLVETGDLIPGDGEIVEGIASVNEAAITGESAPVIREAGGDRSAVTGGTTVVSDWLVVRITAAPGSSFLDRMIALVEGAERQKTPNELALTILLVGMTLIFLIAVVTLTGFSAYSQAAVSVPILVALLVTLIPTTIGGLLSAIGIAGMDRLIRHNVLAMSGKAVEAAGDVDTLLLDKTGTITFGNRMASEFVAVQGVTETEAAHIAVQASLADETAEGRSILVLAREKYGIAIPDAPAGEATFIPFSATTRLSGVDMAGKSIRKGAIDAIRKFVRETAGRDVPEPPAFAAAVERIAKSGGTPLGLAENGRYIGVIHLKDVVKPDIKERFAELRRMGIRTVMVTGDNPVTAAAIASEAGVDDFIAEATPQDKLNYIRNEQRQGRLVAMCGDGTNDAPALAQADVGVAMQSGTQAAREAGNMVDLDSDPTKLIEIVGIGKQLLMTRGSLTTFSIANDVAKYFAIIPALFIAAIPELGVLNVMGLASPESAILSAVIFNALVIVALIPLALKGVPYRPMDAATVLRRNLAIYGLGGILVPFVGIKLIDVAVSALGLA
- the kdpA gene encoding potassium-transporting ATPase subunit KdpA: MSVVGWLQILVILLAVVAFAIPLGAFMGRVFANERTFLTPVLGPVERGFYRIAGIDPAKEQGWLGYTLAMLVFNAGGFLLLYLLLRFQGVLPLNPQGFAGLAPDLAFNTAVSFVTNTNWQAYGGETTMSHLSQMAGLTVQNFLSAATGIALAVALVRAFARSGMQTVGNFFTDVTRATLYVLLPLAIVTGLAQVAMGTPQTFEASATVTTLEGGEQTLALGPVASQIAIKQLGTNGGGFFNVNAAHPYENPSPLSNALTIWQMLVVSTAIVFAFGRLIGDRRQAVALLSVMALLLVTGIGVAYWAEAAGTPILAAAGLDPSGGNMEGKEVRFGLAASAMFAAVTTGLSDGAVNAMHGSFTPIGGMVPMVLIMLGEILPGGVGSGLYGILVIAIIAVFIAGLMVGRTPEYLGKKIEAKEMKMAILAILILPAAILGFSSVAAVLPTALAGLGNAGPHGLSEIYYAYSSASGNNGSAFGGLSANSPWWNTTLGLAMLLGRFAYIVPMMAIAGSLVAKTRLAPSSGTFPTHGPLFVGLMAGIILILGGLQFFPALALGPIAEQVQMLAGKTF